A stretch of Glandiceps talaboti chromosome 18, keGlaTala1.1, whole genome shotgun sequence DNA encodes these proteins:
- the LOC144449816 gene encoding stAR-related lipid transfer protein 6-like produces the protein MEDYQAIADETCKNVVAYYDDTDWIEHKTTKEGRVSYKKSRDWEGQIYRCDFTVAASPQKVEMLLTDIPQHLKWNKNMKEIEKIMDISEDLQMRYTVSPSALMGLISSRDFCTLLGTSRIPDRNMTMIYFKSIEYEKCPSVDKYVRAVNYPSGSIIKPIEGEPNKSDVVNITQFDAKLRPRSLAEKVYPSVLLEYATYLQDGAKALGEE, from the exons ATGGAAGACTATCAAGCAATTGCCGATGAAACCTGCAAGAATGTCGTGGCATATTATGACGACACGGACTGGATAGAACATAAAACGACC AAAGAAGGTCGTGTGTCGTATAAGAAGTCACGTGATTGGGAAGGTCAAAT ATATCGATGTGACTTCACAGTGGCAGCGTCCCCCCAAAAAGTAGAGATGCTCCTAACTGATATACCACAACAtttaaaatggaataaaaacATGAAGGAAATCGAGAAGATAATGGACATTAGTGAA GATTTACAAATGAGATATACGGTATCTCCGTCAGCCTTGATGGGGTTGATATCATCAAGAGATTTTTGTACACTATTGGGTACATCCAGAATACCAGATAGGAATATGACAATGATATATT tTAAAAGTATAGAGTACGAAAAATGTCCTTCAGTTGACAAATATGTAAGGGCTGTCAACTACCCATCTGGCTCTATAATCAAACCAATTGAAGG CGAACCCAATAAATCTGACGTCGTGAACATCACACAGTTTGACGCCAAGTTACGTCCCAGATCCCTGGCTGAAAAGGTATACCCGTCAGTCTTACTAGAGTATGCTACATACCTACAGGATGGCGCTAAAGCCCTGGGTGAAGAATAA